The Sphingopyxis fribergensis DNA segment GCGCGGGCTGGCGCTGGACGCTAACGCCGGGTTCGAAGCGGACGAGGTCGCGGATGTCCGTGACAAGCTCGTCGGCGATCTGCTCGTCGCTCTTCACCGTGACCGTGACCGGAATATCCTCGGCCCTTACTGCGGTGCGTGTCGCGGTGACGACGATGCGGTTCTTGATTGATACCCAATATTCGCCGTCATTATCCTGCGCAAAGGCCGGCGAAGCGGTCGCGGCGAGCGCAAGGCCCAGCGCGGTTCCGGCAGCCAAGCGGGATACGGACGGCAAACGATGGCTGTTCAATTTGATTCCCCTGATTATTTTGCGATTGATTCGCAATAGCGCCTCTCTAGGCGCGCAAAATCTGAGGGTCAATATGCTATTGCGAATCGTTCGCGTAAATATCGATGAGAGGAGAGTGGGTGACGGCGTGACCGTCGGATTTCACGGGCCGTCAAGTCGGAAAGAGGCTTGGAATTATGGAAGGGCAGCTAACGACCGGAAGCGGACGTTGAAGGATTTGTTCTCTCCCCTTCAGGGGAGAGATAAGAAGGCTTGCCGGTTTTACCGGCTAGCCGCAGTTGAGAGGGGCTTGAGCTGCTTCCGCCCCCTCTCCCAACCCTCTCCCCTGAAGGGGAGAGGGCTACGTCCGCTCACCACCCCTAAGCGGACATCGTTTGCGTTACGCCTCCGGTCCTTCATAGGCATCGACGATGCGCCCGACGATCGGGTGGCGGACGACGTCGGCGCTGGTGAAATAGCTGACGTTGATGCCTTCCACGCCTTCGAGCCTGCTCACCGCGTCGGCAAGGCCCGAGCTTGCCGGGATCGGCAGATCGACCTGTTTCGGGTCGCCGCACACGACCATGCGGCTGTTCGCGCCAAAGCGCGTCAGGAACATCTTCATCTGCGGGATCGTCGTATTTTGCGCTTCGTCGAGGATGATGAAGGCGTCGGCAAGCGTGCGCCCGCGCATGAAGGCGAGCGGGGCGATCTCGATCTCGCCCGAAGCGATGCGGCGCTCGACCTGTTCGGCGGGCAGGCAGTCGTGAAGCGCGTCGTAGAGCGGACGCAGATAAGGATCGACCTTTTCCTTCATGTCGCCGGGCAGGAAGCCGAGCTTTTCGCCCGCCTCGACCGCCGGACGCGAGAGGATGAGGCGCTGGACGCTGCCGGTGATGAGCTGCGCGACCGCCTGCGCGACCGCGAGATAGGTCTTTCCCGTGCCCGCAGGGCCGAGCGCGAAGATGATGTCTTCGCGCGCGAGCGCCTGCATATAGGGCACCTGCGACGGCGCGCGCGGAACGATCGTCTTTTTGCGCGTGCGGATCATGATCGGCGGCGCTTCGCTGGCGTCGTGCCGGATGATGCCTTCCAGCGTCGGCTGCGCCGACAGTGCGATCACCCCATCGACCATGCCACTGTCGACCTCCTGCCCCTGTTCGATACGGTTGTAGATATCGACGAGCACGTCGCGCGCGCGGGCGGCGGATTCGGCCTCGCCTTCGATCTGTACGCGGTTGCCACGGGCGGAGATGTAGACGCCGAGCCGGTTTTCGATGGCGACAAGGTTGCGGTCGAACTCGCCGAAGAGAATGCCCAAAAGCTGCGTTCGCTCGAATTCCGCGGTCAGTCGGACGCGGTCGCCGGGTTCGGCGGGGGTGGAGGCGGTCAGCGGGCGTTTGGACATATAAGCAAGGCTCCTTCGATCGACGCCACGACTGTACTCCCGCCTGAACGGGAGTCCATGACTTGCAGGCTGCGAATGCGACGGAAGGAGACGGAGTGTGTCTTCGGGGAGACAGCTTCCGCCAGGCGCACTAGGCGGCTTCTTCCATCAACGCTTCGGCGGCAACGCTGTTGGCGCCGG contains these protein-coding regions:
- a CDS encoding PhoH family protein; translation: MSKRPLTASTPAEPGDRVRLTAEFERTQLLGILFGEFDRNLVAIENRLGVYISARGNRVQIEGEAESAARARDVLVDIYNRIEQGQEVDSGMVDGVIALSAQPTLEGIIRHDASEAPPIMIRTRKKTIVPRAPSQVPYMQALAREDIIFALGPAGTGKTYLAVAQAVAQLITGSVQRLILSRPAVEAGEKLGFLPGDMKEKVDPYLRPLYDALHDCLPAEQVERRIASGEIEIAPLAFMRGRTLADAFIILDEAQNTTIPQMKMFLTRFGANSRMVVCGDPKQVDLPIPASSGLADAVSRLEGVEGINVSYFTSADVVRHPIVGRIVDAYEGPEA